One segment of Pseudomonas sp. FP2196 DNA contains the following:
- a CDS encoding LysR family transcriptional regulator, which produces MRFNHLDLNLLVALDVLLEEQNITRAAERLHMTQSATSGVLGRLRTYFEDELLVQVGRKMQPTPYALELSEPVREVLLTIQSSITAKPVFSPAASKRHFRLVTSDYLISVLFAQVIQKIHQEAPNITFEMLGPSDNSGELLVRGEVDLMIVPERYIIEGHPSQLLFEEDHVCVVWQGNTQVGDSLTLEQYMEMGHVSVGFGRTRHMSIEEWFMNQYGFNRRLEVITSDFNTLPQLIVGTQRIATMHQRLARLYADYLPLRILPPPVKIPVMREFMLWHRSVDGDAMHRWLRERISEFIQHLEQDAIACRDTSHPKSRLAK; this is translated from the coding sequence ATGCGTTTCAATCATCTGGATCTCAATCTGCTGGTGGCCCTCGATGTGTTGCTCGAAGAGCAGAACATCACCCGTGCCGCCGAGCGTCTGCACATGACGCAATCAGCCACCAGTGGCGTACTGGGCCGCCTGCGTACCTATTTCGAAGACGAATTGCTCGTCCAGGTCGGCCGCAAGATGCAGCCCACACCCTATGCGCTGGAACTCAGCGAACCGGTGCGCGAAGTGCTGCTCACGATCCAATCCTCGATTACTGCCAAGCCAGTGTTTTCGCCGGCGGCCAGCAAGCGACATTTCCGGCTGGTGACGTCGGATTACCTGATCAGCGTTCTGTTTGCTCAGGTCATCCAGAAAATTCATCAGGAAGCCCCGAACATCACCTTCGAAATGCTCGGCCCCAGTGACAATTCCGGCGAATTACTGGTGCGCGGTGAAGTCGACCTGATGATCGTGCCCGAGCGCTACATCATCGAGGGCCACCCCTCCCAGCTGCTGTTTGAAGAAGATCACGTGTGTGTCGTATGGCAAGGCAACACGCAGGTCGGCGACAGCCTGACACTTGAGCAGTACATGGAAATGGGCCACGTGTCGGTCGGGTTCGGGCGTACCCGGCACATGAGCATTGAAGAGTGGTTCATGAACCAGTACGGCTTCAATCGCCGGCTGGAGGTCATCACCAGCGACTTCAACACCCTGCCCCAGTTGATCGTCGGTACCCAGCGCATCGCCACCATGCACCAACGTCTGGCGCGCCTGTACGCCGATTATCTGCCGCTGCGCATCCTGCCGCCGCCGGTCAAAATCCCGGTCATGCGTGAGTTCATGCTCTGGCACCGCAGTGTTGATGGCGACGCCATGCACCGCTGGTTGCGCGAGCGCATCAGCGAATTCATCCAGCATCTGGAACAGGATGCTATCGCGTGTCGCGATACCTCCCATCCCAAGTCACGATTGGCCAAATAG
- a CDS encoding S9 family peptidase has product MFRYFPTNYVWNLSVDLAIEMGARMGEIEEMCAPLQEAAKQPDAAGTQAFRETWAKMADKLCGLAEEDEGSGRLLSAGEKYSRAATYYLTCERLQAHGAAGRTELYQRFLQTFKRGIELSRENCERVEIPYEGKHISGLLVRAEGVNGPAPLLVQVNGLDSTKEMKYRVGLPAWLAKRGVSSLIIDQPGTGEALRLHNLIARYDSEHWASRVVDWLETRSDVDAKRIGLEGVSLGGYYCPRAVAFEPRFACGVVWGANHDWRDVQKRRLEKEGSFPVPHYWSHVCWVWGAKDIDDFMAIAENVHLDGVLDRIKVPFLVTHGEKDSQIPLKWAQRTYEQLVNSPKRELKIFTEREGGVQHSSFDNSINAGQFIADWIAETLGGHTA; this is encoded by the coding sequence ATGTTCCGCTATTTCCCAACCAACTATGTGTGGAATCTTTCCGTCGACCTGGCCATCGAGATGGGCGCCCGCATGGGTGAAATCGAGGAGATGTGTGCCCCCCTGCAAGAAGCTGCCAAACAGCCTGATGCCGCCGGTACTCAAGCGTTTCGCGAAACCTGGGCGAAAATGGCCGATAAGCTGTGCGGCTTGGCCGAGGAAGATGAAGGCAGCGGCCGGTTGCTATCCGCCGGCGAAAAATACAGTCGTGCCGCCACTTACTACCTGACGTGCGAACGCTTGCAGGCCCACGGCGCAGCGGGTCGTACTGAGCTGTATCAGCGTTTTTTGCAGACCTTCAAACGCGGTATTGAGTTATCGCGGGAGAACTGTGAACGGGTTGAAATCCCTTACGAAGGCAAACACATTTCCGGCCTGCTGGTGCGTGCCGAGGGTGTGAACGGCCCTGCGCCGCTGCTGGTTCAGGTCAACGGCCTGGATTCGACCAAAGAAATGAAATACCGCGTGGGTCTGCCTGCCTGGCTGGCAAAGCGCGGTGTGTCATCGCTGATCATCGACCAGCCGGGCACCGGCGAAGCGCTGCGCCTGCACAACCTCATCGCCCGTTATGACAGCGAGCACTGGGCCAGTCGCGTGGTCGACTGGCTGGAAACCCGCAGCGATGTCGACGCCAAACGCATTGGCCTCGAAGGCGTTTCACTCGGCGGCTATTATTGCCCGCGCGCGGTGGCCTTCGAGCCGCGTTTTGCCTGCGGCGTTGTCTGGGGTGCTAACCACGACTGGCGCGATGTGCAAAAACGTCGCCTGGAAAAAGAAGGCAGTTTCCCGGTGCCGCATTACTGGTCGCACGTCTGCTGGGTGTGGGGCGCGAAAGACATCGATGACTTCATGGCCATCGCAGAAAACGTGCACCTGGACGGTGTGCTGGATCGCATCAAGGTGCCGTTCCTGGTCACCCACGGTGAAAAGGATTCGCAGATCCCGTTGAAATGGGCGCAGCGCACCTACGAACAACTGGTCAACAGCCCGAAACGGGAACTGAAAATTTTCACTGAGCGTGAAGGCGGTGTGCAGCATTCCAGCTTCGATAACAGCATCAATGCCGGGCAGTTCATCGCCGACTGGATCGCCGAAACCCTGGGTGGCCACACCGCTTGA
- a CDS encoding amidohydrolase family protein, with protein MTALHLKCQTLFDGTGLETRQQQTLIVENGLLTYVGPTALAPVLRPGDTQLDAGDNFVMPGLVDVHTHLAFGNAQSEEDIDLWTSDEFRALRGMFFAQHVLAAGVTSMVCPGDSGQLSIAVRNAVTAGLFEGPRIAASSRVITNRQSLNDWFPSRVGAPEYFTAQLVTSRSDALAEIRKQAKDGVDLIKIAMDGTHRRPNGEIIAAFTADETFEMVEEAHRLGCKVATHAYGREAVMYAARAGVDLVFHAFYMDDACIEALLEAGSILAPTMTFPQNTVDFCQPHDPAISTGYAGYCARTLEVGSAVLKRAKAAGVPFACGSDSGFAVTPYGEWHARELELLVSRLGFTPAEALYAATAVGARCMPRGETLGSLEVGKQADFLLLDGSPLDDIRILQDRARLKAVYKAGQPVRMDRSPYNPKQVSDFNSLKWTDLYTRDRVAQLGKWAV; from the coding sequence ATGACTGCCCTGCATTTGAAATGCCAGACCCTGTTCGACGGCACCGGGCTTGAGACCCGCCAACAACAGACACTGATCGTCGAAAACGGCTTGCTCACCTACGTTGGTCCGACCGCGCTGGCACCTGTTCTCCGTCCGGGTGATACACAGTTGGACGCCGGCGATAATTTCGTGATGCCGGGGTTGGTGGATGTGCATACCCACCTGGCCTTCGGCAACGCGCAAAGCGAAGAGGACATCGATCTGTGGACCAGCGACGAGTTTCGCGCACTGCGCGGGATGTTTTTCGCGCAGCACGTGCTGGCCGCCGGTGTCACCAGCATGGTCTGCCCTGGCGACAGCGGCCAACTCAGCATCGCCGTGCGCAATGCCGTCACCGCCGGTTTGTTCGAAGGTCCGCGCATCGCGGCCAGCAGCCGGGTCATCACCAATCGACAGAGTCTGAACGACTGGTTCCCGAGTCGGGTGGGCGCCCCGGAATACTTCACGGCGCAGTTGGTGACCAGCCGCAGTGACGCCCTCGCAGAAATTCGCAAGCAGGCCAAGGACGGTGTCGACCTGATCAAGATCGCCATGGACGGCACTCACCGCCGCCCGAATGGTGAAATCATCGCGGCCTTCACCGCCGACGAAACTTTTGAAATGGTCGAAGAAGCGCACCGTCTGGGCTGCAAAGTGGCGACGCATGCGTACGGCCGCGAAGCGGTGATGTACGCGGCGCGCGCAGGTGTTGATCTGGTTTTCCATGCCTTTTACATGGACGACGCATGCATCGAAGCGTTGCTGGAGGCCGGCAGCATCCTTGCCCCGACCATGACTTTTCCGCAGAACACCGTGGACTTTTGCCAGCCCCACGACCCCGCGATCAGCACGGGTTATGCCGGTTATTGCGCACGCACACTGGAAGTCGGTTCGGCGGTACTCAAGCGCGCCAAGGCTGCGGGAGTACCTTTTGCCTGCGGCAGTGACAGCGGCTTTGCGGTAACGCCTTACGGCGAGTGGCACGCGCGAGAGCTGGAGCTGCTGGTGAGCCGACTTGGCTTCACACCGGCCGAAGCCCTATACGCCGCGACCGCAGTCGGCGCGCGCTGCATGCCGCGCGGTGAAACCCTCGGTTCGCTGGAAGTGGGCAAACAGGCCGACTTCCTCTTGCTCGACGGTTCACCGCTGGATGACATCCGCATCCTCCAGGATCGTGCGCGTCTCAAAGCTGTATACAAGGCCGGTCAACCGGTACGCATGGATCGCAGCCCCTACAACCCCAAGCAAGTGTCCGATTTCAACTCGCTGAAATGGACTGATCTTTACACCCGCGACCGCGTTGCCCAACTGGGCAAGTGGGCTGTATGA
- a CDS encoding heme-binding protein — protein MQRLDLLTATNMASDAIRFARETGLKPLGVAVLDAAGHPLAVLRDEQATFLRPQIATGKARGCLGMGFGGRELARRAQAMPAFFDAINSLTGGEVIPVAGGVLIRNAEGLILGAIGISGDTSDHDERCALQAIAEAGLVADSGDQAPG, from the coding sequence ATGCAACGACTCGACTTGCTGACCGCCACGAACATGGCCAGCGACGCCATCCGCTTCGCCCGGGAAACCGGGTTAAAGCCGCTGGGCGTCGCCGTACTGGATGCTGCCGGCCATCCACTGGCGGTACTGCGTGATGAACAGGCCACCTTCCTTCGCCCTCAGATCGCCACGGGCAAGGCACGCGGCTGCCTGGGAATGGGGTTCGGCGGACGAGAGCTGGCGCGACGCGCGCAGGCCATGCCGGCATTTTTCGATGCCATCAACAGCTTGACCGGCGGCGAGGTGATTCCCGTGGCAGGTGGTGTATTGATCCGTAATGCCGAAGGACTGATCCTCGGAGCCATCGGCATCAGCGGCGATACCTCGGACCATGACGAACGCTGTGCATTGCAGGCTATCGCCGAGGCAGGATTGGTAGCCGACAGCGGTGATCAGGCACCGGGCTGA
- a CDS encoding LysR family transcriptional regulator: MRYRRLDLNLLVALDALLSECSVSRAAERLCLGQSATSSALGRLREHFNDPLLVQVGRRLEPTALGLELLPKVRAALALTREIADAPLDFEPANCDRHITLVASDYVAGVLFPVVSRALARIAPGVRLSLRDMPVPRDGDVVSESLDYRRSDCVIVPQRRLNPAYPHVPLMSDRLCCIVCAQQPQFAERLSLADYCAAEHVVREFADGRNLAMDAAHLHELGVERRVSVAVESFVLIPEFIVGTARIATVFQRQAQRFAERYPLRIHPAPLVFPEAVQVLQWHPYQEHDPAMQWFRGLLVEQAASLNQPGA, translated from the coding sequence ATGCGCTATCGACGCCTTGACCTTAACCTGCTGGTTGCCCTGGATGCTTTGCTGAGCGAATGCAGTGTCAGCAGGGCGGCCGAGCGCTTGTGCCTAGGCCAGTCGGCGACCAGTTCAGCCCTTGGGCGTTTGCGTGAGCATTTCAACGATCCGTTGTTGGTTCAAGTCGGGAGGCGTCTGGAACCCACGGCCTTGGGGTTGGAGCTGCTACCGAAAGTGCGTGCAGCCTTGGCATTGACGCGGGAAATCGCTGACGCACCGTTGGATTTTGAGCCAGCCAACTGCGATCGACACATTACTCTGGTGGCCTCCGATTACGTCGCAGGCGTGCTGTTTCCGGTCGTCAGCCGTGCCTTGGCGCGTATCGCCCCCGGAGTCCGCCTAAGCCTTCGAGACATGCCTGTTCCGCGTGATGGCGATGTCGTCAGCGAGTCGCTCGATTATCGGCGCAGTGATTGTGTCATCGTGCCTCAGCGTCGTTTGAACCCTGCCTACCCACACGTGCCGCTGATGAGCGATCGGCTCTGTTGCATCGTCTGTGCGCAACAACCACAGTTTGCCGAACGTCTGAGCCTTGCCGACTATTGCGCCGCGGAGCACGTGGTACGCGAGTTTGCCGACGGGCGAAACCTGGCGATGGATGCCGCGCACCTGCATGAACTGGGCGTTGAGCGGCGAGTGTCGGTGGCCGTTGAAAGCTTCGTCCTGATACCGGAGTTCATTGTCGGCACCGCGCGTATCGCCACCGTATTTCAACGACAGGCGCAGCGTTTCGCTGAACGTTATCCGTTGCGTATTCATCCGGCACCGCTGGTTTTTCCCGAGGCGGTTCAAGTGCTGCAATGGCATCCCTATCAAGAACATGACCCGGCCATGCAGTGGTTTCGCGGCCTGCTGGTGGAACAGGCCGCGTCGCTCAATCAGCCCGGTGCCTGA